The DNA window TGTATTTATGCACTGGGTATTAAGAAACTAGATAACAAACTACACACATACCAaaaaccattttgagttttCCAGCTCCTTTAACTACTAAATCAGTAGCTCGATACTGATCCCCATAGGCATGTCTCCCAATGCATATCGGCTTGGTCCAACCTATGAATTGGAATAGTTGCAGGCCTTATATCAGAAAGACCAGATAAAATAAACCCAATTTGTAATCTCAGTAAAGAAATTCATAGTAAGAATTAAGCACCTGGCAGAAGACGGGGGACATTTTTGCATATGATTGGTTCTCTAAATACTGTCCCTGCAGAAGTAATATCCACATTCCCGAGTAAATATCGGTAATTATATTGAACATCCATGCTTATGCTTCTACAGAAATTTCCTACCATTCATGATGTTACGAATGGTCCCATTTGGACTTCTCCACATCTGTTTCAAGTTAAACTCTTTAACACGGGCCTCATCTGTTCAGCCAACCAAGATGACGAATATGTCAAACAGAATATATAAACAGGTTAAACAATTAATATGTATAGATGTGGTGATACTTCAGTTGCATTTATAGCCTAACAAATGTAACATCATTCAAGAACTGCTGAAACATAAGCGAAGTTTATCTAATGGCCTTGTGTCTTAAAGACGATACCTGGAGTAATGGTCGCACATTTAATTGCCACATTGTACCTGGATATTATCAAAGGATAGAAGAAAAATACTGAGGATTTCATTTACGGGGAAAgctgataaaaaaaattgctcACAGTTCAGTTAAAGCTTCACAACAAATTGATTACAtaagaaaggaaaaagaaaatataaataaattacaaacctAAGGGTGGCTTCTGCACTTTCAACTGTAACTTTGTCGTTTGTAGCATCACGGTGATGAATACCAAGGTCAAAGTACTTTATGTCTAGCTCCAGGAAAGGAAGTATGAGCTGTAAATGTTGTAAACCAATTAAGAAAGCAAAACATTACAATTGTGTTATTGGCAAGGTTTAGGAGATTAGTATCCAAACCTTTTCTTTGATACATCTCCATATCACTCGAGTCATTTCATCGCCTGCACCAAAACTACATTCTTTAATCATGACAGTCAAGCTTTCCGCATGTATACAATAAAGAGGAACTCAGACAAATATGCAGCATTCTTAGTCTCTACAGCAGAGGGTTTTCCTCCAGATATGTCAGCATAAATCTTCAGACAAATCGACTAAACACCTCGAAATGAAACCGACACACACAGAGAACTAGCCGGAGAGTATCACATCAGCGAAATGATTTAAAAAGCACTCAATTAACAAAGATATCTACAATAAAACACTGATCTAAACTTCTAACCCCAAATGACTTTTAACCATCACGAACTAGAATTTCGACTAAATGAACATTCAAAGAATTAAATTCAATAACCCCACTTTGTGAAAATGCTTATGTTACTATAAACAGCCAGCACGCCCAACTAATCAAGATTATGAGCATACATGTAAACTGGGTTTAATCAAGAAACGTTTACAGTCTCAATTTCAACAGCAAAAGCGCCTACTACATAATAAACTTAGTTCGATCAAGCCCACGTGATAAAACAAAGATCAGCAACGAATTGTGGCAGGCAATCAATTCTTAGAGAGGAAATGAGCGCAGAACAGAAGATACCGACCGTCCATCTCGACGATGGGGTTTTGGACTTTAATCTTGTCGAAACTCATCGTCAGATAGCGCAAATTCTTCCTTGGTGATCAACTTAAAATCTTTGCTGAACTGGGTTTACTCAAAGCCGAATTATGCTGGAATAATCTTTCTTTTATCAGCCTGCGCTGGTCCCATAAATGTTTTTTCTTGTTTTAAACGAGTGGGCggtactaagagcatctccaataaccggcgtcaccaccgccacgccgatttttcgcccacgccggtttgacgccgaaccattggaaccggcgtgggcgaaatcggcgtcgccatgccgattcccgcactgacgccggttccgacgccgatcctcacgggcgccattgtgcgtcccggatcggcgccaaaccggcgtcggatttaaattttttttttttgtttttcgaacacactatatatacgcgcgttgaacctcattttcattcgcaccacttgttttaacgagtactctctctctaccttactttctgtacaaaatcaataacgagcaatggagaacaactacgaaggtactccagttaatcccgggggatggtctcagactcccccgcctcccggtgtagggtctcagacgcccccgcctcccggggcagggtcccatacttccccggctcctgggggaggtggttggcctccgatgagcgggtactacaacatgtacccgtggcagcatatgattccggggtgggcacccggcatgcagccccctatgcagatgatgccggggtgggcacccggcatgcagccaccggcgcagcagatgatgccaccggcgcaacagattattcccccggcgcaggggacgcacggggggacaccgcctatcggccgacttttgatttttccaccggttcttcgcacacatcgaccccaacggatgcacagtatacggagaccttctccttagcggacttgggttttgatattaacgaggtatcggaaactctcattcaaagccagggagtagggcggggtaagaagaagggcaaggcgaagaaggtcggcgagtcgtcgcagccccaaGCCGAAATCccggccggaggaagtggacagacgcggagaacgttgcggttgccaaggtgtgggtgagtgtctgcgacgatcctctggtttcgaacaaccagaggatcgtcaacttgtgggccaagatagccgcagcctacagggcattttgccctgaagggagaccgtgcaccggggaggaggtccggaagtgctgggaccgaatcagggctggcgtctctcgattttcgggtttgtacgccaacgccctccgcatgcagaccagtggccaaacagaggaagactgcaggaggattgcggagagagcctaccccgatccggttaagaagtactatgagttcacctactggaactgctacgttgtgctcaacgagtcggagaaattccgggcaggcgtcgacgctggctggccgaagaggcagagactgaactataccggagattatagcggcagcagcggtggttcgtcagacctccctgagacggcccaggaggtcccgactcctcggtcgttcggtcgccgacctcgcccagttgggcaaaggcgggcgcagcaggttgcgaggggggcaccccgagttcccaggacgtccattcggcatcccccctcggcaggtctaccgaggagctcaaattcttcgcgcgccaacaaaggcgcgctcaaatggtgaagaccttagccgacttccaagcggcggtggaccccgaggtgaaggattatcttcgtgtattgctccagagccagcgtgaagaattggaggcgatgaggagggacaccggcgggaatagccgcggcgtaggtggtgacggaggcggcggcgacgacggtgaagaagccctgggcgacgacggagacgaggacggcggcaatgagtgattttgttttacttttttaaattaatgtactttttaatttttgtactttttttatattattgtattttttttataattaatgtactttttaaattttaatattattatttgaattttccgtatttgtctcgtaaattaaattccgtatgttgatacaagtgtaaattaaattatataattgttattagtgatgtggaaaggtagtgtgaaggctatgtgagggctatttgatgtccagttgatgtggcaagctgatgtggcaggagaattgtagtgctgataatgtggcagtgtgaaggctatttgatggctatttgacgtccagtgctattggagatgctctaaatgtTCTTTCTTTTCGTTCTTGAGGAAAACGTGGTTATGCTATAGTGGGGTCCATCATTAGTAATACAAGCACTACATTTGGATGGTTTCGATTTCCGGATAAAATAGTactgaaattatttaattagttattactaattattatatgattattcatctagatTGAATTATTATATTGAATCTCATAAATCAAACCCATTATATATTTAAGTATGGTATTGAATGTTATAGACCAAACACATTACATATTTAattccaaatataattttacAAATCAAACACATCTGAGACCATGAGATTATGGATAGTAAAAATTACAATCCGATTAGAAATTGGATTACTCGAGCTAATTCGTTCTTGCTGGTGGGTTAAGTAGACTAGTCCAATGGACTGGCGGTCTGAGCTGCagcaaaataattttttttactttttacttgttttttacTTTAGTACTCTTTCATCGAACTAATCTGCACATTTTTTAagtacttttctttttctcagAAAAATATGCGTTCTTTCTtatgtaaaaatatttaaaaattctaTATAAATAAATGCTTAATCAATTTTAAGGGTGCTTTGGTTTAATCAGAACACTACTAAAGTTAATTTTTCCCCTGAACCTAGCTTTTTGCTCTAAACAATGCATAGCATATTGTAAAACTCATTCAAAAAATGATGGTTTTGTATTGCAACAACTTTTTTTGCTGTGTAGGGATGATCATACAATCTCAAGCTGCAGCTGCACTAATCCATAATCATCCTTGTATACATACAAAATGAAACATGTACATACAAATATATCGATCCATTGGAATTGACATTCAAAAATACTCGAACTCAACATAGGAGGAATCAGCCGTGGAGgtctggttctggttctggttctggttctggttcttATCGCTGTCCTCAATCTTCTTATCGGATTGCGGTGGATCTTTACTGGCAAACTGCTTGAAATCAACGGGCTCCGGCACGTGCGGAGGCGTCGCGCATCTAACAAGCGCCCAGTTCACCCCCTCGAAGAAGGGGTGCTGCTTGATCTCGGTGGCGCCCCTCTTGTAGGCAATCCTCTTCTGCGGCTCCTTTATCAACAACCCCTTTATAAGATCCTTCGCCGTGGAGCTCACTTGCGGGCCCTCCGGGAACTTGAGCGGCTGCCCGACGACGTTGAAGAGCGTCGCGCGGTTCCCGGCTCCCTTGAAGGGGGTCGTCCCATGGAGGAGCTCGTACAAGAAGATGCCGAACGTCCACCAGTCCACGGCGCTCCCGTGGCCCTCGCCCCGGATGATCTCTGGGGCGAGGTACTCGTGGGTCCCGACGAAGGACATGGAGCGGACGTTGGTGGGCTCGGCCATGAGCTCTGGGAGGGAGTTTTGGTTGCTGCCTAGGCCGAAATCGGACTTGGATTTGCGGTTTTTCTGTCTTGGGAGGAAGTAGGGGAGGAAGCCGGATGGCTGGATGCAGCCGCGGACGGCGTTTTCGTCGTCTAAGATGGCGTCTGTTGTGGCTTGTGTGGATGAGGATTTGACGAGCGTTGGGTTGACGGAGCAGCGGAGGGACAGGTCGAAGTCGGAGAGCATGATATGTCCCTCCTCTCGTACTAATACGTTTTCGGGCTTCAAATCACGGTACACTATCCCTAGCATGTGGAGATACTCAAGCGCTAAAAGCACCTCTGAGGCATAGAATCTGTCATAGAACAAGACCTTCAGTCTCAGtcgtattaatttttttttgacaaaaaactttatttcctttttgtactACTGTTTTACTTTCTCTATATTAACCTTTAAACATGAATTTCGTATCACCAAAAGAAACATCTCAACTAACTGGGACGAAAAAAGTAGAATGAAAAGAGAGAAGATAGGTGGTAAGTAACCTGGCAGCCTCCTCTGTAAAATGCTTGTTGGGCTGCTTCTGGCGAAGGGAGTGAAGGTTACCCCCACTGCAGAACTCCATGACCAAGCAATAGAACTTTTCAGTCTCAAAGTAAGAATAAAGGGTGGGTAAGAAAGGGTGGTCGAGTAGACCAAGAATCTCCCTCTCGGTCTGCGCCCGAAGCAGCTTATTCCTGCTGGCGAGGGAGGCCTTATCCATGACCTTCATCGCGAAGAAACTGCTGCTCCCACGGAGCTCAACCAGGTAGACGCTCCCAATGTCCCCATACCCGAGCCGCTTCAAGAGACGAAAATTGGTCAGCCCGAGAGGCGAGTCTCTTGAATTGGCGCAACTTATGGCGTCCCATCTGACATCGCCCCCCGTGTGGGGCTTGATGGGGGCGCTGCTCGTGCTGTCTAAGCTGTCGCTTCTGCTTCTGCTTCTGCTTCTGCTGCTGCCCCACCCCTGCTGCGATAGGCTGCTCTTGGCGTTGCTTGCCATGGTGCTGGGGGATGTTACGTTTGTGTTTCTCGATGTTGGGAGAGGGCAGGGGAATGTGTGGGGATTTACGGATACAGGCTCACACGGATTTGCATTTCCCTTAGCCATCTCGTCTTCTCTGCTAGCCTCGTTCATCTACATTTACAACAAAACTACTTATTTTTATCACAACAATACATGTACAATATATCCTTACCTTCAATTCATATGCTACTCAACAAACAATGTTCCTTGTATTCTGAGGCACTTATTTGATCTAAtgtgcaaaagaaaagaaaaacacacaTGCACACATACAAAATTTGTCCAAGTTTTTTTGGTCAC is part of the Salvia splendens isolate huo1 chromosome 6, SspV2, whole genome shotgun sequence genome and encodes:
- the LOC121808782 gene encoding serine/threonine-protein kinase AGC1-7-like encodes the protein MNEASREDEMAKGNANPCEPVSVNPHTFPCPLPTSRNTNVTSPSTMASNAKSSLSQQGWGSSRSRSRSRSDSLDSTSSAPIKPHTGGDVRWDAISCANSRDSPLGLTNFRLLKRLGYGDIGSVYLVELRGSSSFFAMKVMDKASLASRNKLLRAQTEREILGLLDHPFLPTLYSYFETEKFYCLVMEFCSGGNLHSLRQKQPNKHFTEEAARFYASEVLLALEYLHMLGIVYRDLKPENVLVREEGHIMLSDFDLSLRCSVNPTLVKSSSTQATTDAILDDENAVRGCIQPSGFLPYFLPRQKNRKSKSDFGLGSNQNSLPELMAEPTNVRSMSFVGTHEYLAPEIIRGEGHGSAVDWWTFGIFLYELLHGTTPFKGAGNRATLFNVVGQPLKFPEGPQVSSTAKDLIKGLLIKEPQKRIAYKRGATEIKQHPFFEGVNWALVRCATPPHVPEPVDFKQFASKDPPQSDKKIEDSDKNQNQNQNQNQTSTADSSYVEFEYF